A stretch of DNA from Desulfovibrio gilichinskyi:
GTTCTATAAAAAGCTTTCGCGCCTTGCTGACTCAGTTGCGCAATCTGAAAACCGTGATGAACTGCCCGGCATAGATCGTATTATAAGCTACAAATCCGGCATTCAATTGGAAGACGCTTTTCATTCTTTTGTTGAAGGCTGCCTTGATATTTTAAATACAGATGCCATAGTTCTACCTATTGATGATGTTGATATGGCTCTTAGAAAGGCATTTGATGTTTTAGATGTTGTGCGCCGCTTATTGTCCTGTCCTTATATCATTCCTATTGTCAGCGGAGATGAGGATCTATATCGCCCGATAATACAAGACTACTTCCTTCATGGTGAAAACACCGGAAAAGAAAAGCTACTTGCAGAAGATCAAGCAGATGATCTCACAGATGCGTATATTACAAAAATTTTCCCCAATCAACATCGTGTAACATTGCTTTCTCTCGACATGCTAATCTCAAATATGATTATTAACGACAGTAACGCAAAAAAGAATAAAAGACCTTCAATTCGAGATTATTATGCAGCAGTAGAAGCCGAGCTGTGCCCTCTTGTAAACGGACAAGAAAATAGCTTTGATTACCCACTCCCAAAAACGCCACGACAGCTTATCCAGCTTACGCGCTCTTTTCCTCCTTCCATTTTGGAGCAATACAATGATGAAAACCAGCCAGACACAACGGCTGTAGCTAATTATGAGAAAGATTATAAATCATCATTTTGGTACGATTTTCAAAACTTCGCAGAGTCTAGACGTCATGGGACAGCATACATAGTTGCCACAAGCGAACAGGCTTTGATTCAAATGAGGATAGCTACAGATGTCCAAAAAAATGAACATCCACAGCCTAGATTACCCATGAGAGAATTGCTCGCATTTAACATCTCATTACAAGCGAATCATGATACAAACTGGAAAGAATACTCATATTATAGAAAAGTACTTGAAGGACTTTTAGATCCTGAAAATGATAAGACACCAAGCAGTATAAAAAAACAGGCTTACCTTTTCAAATCAATAAAAGATGCAAGGATATTTCGGAGTATGCCTATTACAGAGTTTTACATAGATCCTCTATATATAACTCAAAAAAACTTGCCGAAAAAAGGCGAAACACCTCTCTGGCTTGCAATTTATCTACATAAAGATTTTTACGGAGCATCCCAATCACAAAGAGTACAGCTATTTTTCGGTAGAGCTTTCGAACTTGTTGCAGATTCGTTACTGCTTGCAAGTGACGGCATTAAAGATGCTCGAAAAAAGTTATGGAAAAAGTACCTTACTGAGCTACTAGCCCTGCCGCCTTTTCATTCTTCTTATTCACTGAACCCGACAAAAGTTCTCGAATTCGAAGATGAGAATCCAGACGAGGATCAAGGCGAGGACACACCATCAGAAGTAAGTGAGGATCGAAGCCTGATGCCTACGCCTGACGCTATCAAAGAATTCGCGGCACAAATAGCTGACTGGGAACTTGAGCACAAAGACATTATCCAGCCTTGCCAAAAAAAAGGACTCACTCACCTACTGCTCTTTGTAATGAATAAAGTTTTCACACAGATGCATCTTTTGAAAATAGGTGAAACGATTAAGGGCAATCACGCTACTCATAGTGCAAGACGTTTTGAATATGTCCTGATAAACGCCTTCGCAAGTTTTATGAAAGAAAAGCCTGTAGTATTGCAAAATGTTTTAACAGAGACATCAAGCGAATCATTAAAAGATATTGATGCACTGTTTACCCGTTCATCTACACTGAGAACAAATATCAAAGAGTATATTGGAGTACGGAAAGGTGATTCTTTTGAAGAAATAACCACCAATAAGACTAGTGAAGATATGATCCAAGACGGAGTTCAGGTTAAGAAACTTGACACGGACCAAAAACTTTTACGTGCAATTTGGCTTCATCCTCTTTTCAGAGCAATTGATGGCAAGGGACCGGAATTTAAACTGGGGTCAAAAACTTATTCCAACGATTCTGATCAAAAAGATGCAGAAATAGCTATCTTTAAGGGTTTATCAGATAAAAAAATTGCAACACTATCAACCCATAAGACTCTTGAGACACTAACTAAATGTAAAGTAGAAATGAAAAAAAGAAAGCTAGATTCAAGCAGTTTAACGAACGAACACCAACATTTATATGAGATGCTAAACGCAAAATACTTCGATAAGTTGAAATCTACAAATGACAAAGAACAATCTCTCTTTCAAGAAGCAGTCGCCTCTGGCAACATGACTACACTTAGATTTTTACTAGAATTAGCACCTGTTTCAAAAGTAAATATGGGCCAGTGGCAAGGAGCTGCTTTAACTGCAGCTACAATGAACAGAGTCAAAATGTTAGGTATTTTGAAAGACAATAAAGTTGATTTTACCTTTGAGAGTGTAGTTTATAGTGGACAAAAACTCCCCAAAGCTAATTTTAATAACTTCTCACTTAAAAATGCAAAATTCATTGAAACAATATTAACTGATGCCAAGTTTTATAATTCAAATTTATCTGAAGCAGACTTCACAGGTGCAGACTTAAGAGGTGCGAAATTTGATGACGAAACAATATTTACTAACACGCTAATATCAAGAACAATATTCAACGAAAAAGACTTCAACAATCTAGATTTAAGTAAAGCAAAATTAGAGTCTGTTGTCTTGATAGATGAGAATGAAGATTCCCAAGTCATATCATTTAAATAACAAATCATCACATACAGACTACAATATAGACCGACACAAAAAAGCACCAACTAACACGCAAGCAGGACCTAAATGCTCCAACTAGACTTAGAATGGCTAACACCAGTCTCCTTGCTCAAATCCGACCGCTGGCTGGCACACTTTGCGTCCAACAAAGCGGCTATACTTACCAGCAATTCTCCCGACAAATTACGAGCATTGGCTACTAGTGCTTTGATGGACTACCAGTTCTACCACCCTACTCCTTTTCGTAAGGAAGATTGTGCGCATGCATTGGACCGCTGGGTAAGTTTTGAAAGTGAATCTTGGGATGTGCTTGAATGTCTTGGCAGGCTAAACAAGGAACTATTGCATTGGCAAGGCGACTGCTTTGTTGCGAAACCAGCAAAGCTCGAATTATGGTCCGCGTTTATTGCCAGAATAGATCCTGTCTGGATTATTGCGCACGGTTATGCTCAAATGATACATCAGAATCTTTTCAATGTTGAACAGCTTCTGGGTAGTGATCAACAGCAGGGCGGCTTTGCATTGCGCAAAGATTATAAAGGTAAAAAGTATGCTGATAACCATGTCCATCTAGGGGGACACGGGGATTATTCACTGGCGCTGATTGAATTTTCTTTAAACAGCTTGAAAACGAAGGACAGCTTTTGGCCTCCCATGCCAGAATGCCCCACCTATGAAAGCGGCTCGCGAAGTAAGCACGAGCTTCCTTACCTTGTCCGCTGGTTTTGCGACTACCAACTATACAATATATTCGAAATTGGTTCACCTGAATGGCTAAATTTTGAATCGCTAAACATTTCGTCAGTACCTTCAACAGCCTGCGATCATGTTAAGCTTTGCGAAGCTCAAACCACCTCACAACGCTTAATTAAAGCAGCCTGCGATGAACAATATCCAGCTCAGCAACGGTGGATTCTTTTAGCAACGGGATTTCTGTATCAGGACCTATACGAAAAAGAATCATCCCGTGATGACGATAACAGCTCAAGTAACCGCAACTATGCTCTCAGAGCATTCATTCACGGTTCAAATATTTTCCGTTCTGCCATGATTGTAAGTGGCACAGGGCTTGGAACTTTTGTCGACCACTTCAGATTTAGCAAAAGAAAGGCTTCCGGCAAGAGAATAGGAAGCAGTAAAGATCCATACAAAGATCATTCCCTCAGCACTGACAGCGAAAGCAATATTTACAGAGAATTTAAAATTTCGCCCGCCGTGGTAAAGCCAGACTGGCTTAAAAGTGAGGCCGCACGGCTTACAAGTATAAACCGCGACAGTAACAACCACTACGCCATACATTTTGTTCGCTCACTCGGTGATAATAAAGAACGTCTAGATAAGTTGCAGACGAAG
This window harbors:
- the rdrA gene encoding antiviral RADAR system adenosine triphosphatase RdrA; the encoded protein is MSSNTESNKIVLNVNKSEYGYKLETEEVWQKDAASRLCKSLKRIGEQAKHYKRERKDKSSENLTYDAHDAIFVSAGRGCGKTVFLRNVKPIWEESDEFKNDIKLHFCPPIDPTLLAGNDNFVNVVIAHLYIQIDKEIKTGNHKDKNEFYKKLSRLADSVAQSENRDELPGIDRIISYKSGIQLEDAFHSFVEGCLDILNTDAIVLPIDDVDMALRKAFDVLDVVRRLLSCPYIIPIVSGDEDLYRPIIQDYFLHGENTGKEKLLAEDQADDLTDAYITKIFPNQHRVTLLSLDMLISNMIINDSNAKKNKRPSIRDYYAAVEAELCPLVNGQENSFDYPLPKTPRQLIQLTRSFPPSILEQYNDENQPDTTAVANYEKDYKSSFWYDFQNFAESRRHGTAYIVATSEQALIQMRIATDVQKNEHPQPRLPMRELLAFNISLQANHDTNWKEYSYYRKVLEGLLDPENDKTPSSIKKQAYLFKSIKDARIFRSMPITEFYIDPLYITQKNLPKKGETPLWLAIYLHKDFYGASQSQRVQLFFGRAFELVADSLLLASDGIKDARKKLWKKYLTELLALPPFHSSYSLNPTKVLEFEDENPDEDQGEDTPSEVSEDRSLMPTPDAIKEFAAQIADWELEHKDIIQPCQKKGLTHLLLFVMNKVFTQMHLLKIGETIKGNHATHSARRFEYVLINAFASFMKEKPVVLQNVLTETSSESLKDIDALFTRSSTLRTNIKEYIGVRKGDSFEEITTNKTSEDMIQDGVQVKKLDTDQKLLRAIWLHPLFRAIDGKGPEFKLGSKTYSNDSDQKDAEIAIFKGLSDKKIATLSTHKTLETLTKCKVEMKKRKLDSSSLTNEHQHLYEMLNAKYFDKLKSTNDKEQSLFQEAVASGNMTTLRFLLELAPVSKVNMGQWQGAALTAATMNRVKMLGILKDNKVDFTFESVVYSGQKLPKANFNNFSLKNAKFIETILTDAKFYNSNLSEADFTGADLRGAKFDDETIFTNTLISRTIFNEKDFNNLDLSKAKLESVVLIDENEDSQVISFK